TGGGTCACGGGTGACCAGTCCGGGTTGACGTTTCCCGCCGACCCCGCGTCGCTGCGCGAGGGCGGGGCCCGGTTTCTGACCGACGCATTCCGCGCTTCCGGCGTGCTCGCGAAGAGCAATGCCGTCAGCGGGATAACGGACTTCGTCGAGATTCGCGGCGGCAGCACGGGCCGCAAAGTCGCGCTGTCCGTCGAATACGACTCGGCCGCGGCGGGCCTGCACACCGACTTGTTCGTGAAGTTCTCTCGCGATATCGACAATCCGGTGCGCGATCGCGGTAAGACGCAGATGGAGCCGGAGGTGCGTTTCGCCTCCCTGTCCCGGGCACCGGGGTTTCCGATCGCGGTGCCCAGCTCCCTCTTCGGCGACTACCAGCGGGAGAGCGGTACGGGAATACTGATCACCGAGCGAATCCAATTCGGCGCCAACGGAATCGAACGGCAATATCACAAGTGCCTCGACTACGAAATGCCCGAACCTCTCGAGCACTACCGCGCGCTGCTCAGCGCGCTGGCCCGGCTGGCCGGAACCCATCGATCCGGGCGGCTTCCGGCGGCGCAGACCGCGCACTTTCCGGTCGACGTGCAGGCCGCGACCGTGGGAGAGCGGGCACCGCTGTCAGTGCAGAAACTCGAACGACGGGTCAACCAGCTGGCCGAATTCGCCGACAGCCACCCCGGGTTATTGCCGGCCAGCGCCGGCTCGCCGGAGTTCCTGGCGCGCTTGCGCGACGACGTGCCCCGCGTCGCGCAGCACGAGGACGCGATCACCCGCCGACTGGCCGACGACGCCGACTACGTCGCGCTGTGCCATTGGAACGCCAATATCGACAACGCCTGGTTTTGGCGAGGCACCGACAACGTGCTGCGCTGCGGTCTGATGGACTGGGGATGCGTCAGCCAGATGAATCTGGGCATGGCGCTCTGGGGTGCCATGTCCGGCGCCGAGACCGACCTGTGGGACGTCCATCTCGACGATCTGCTGGAGTCGTTCGCCACGGAATACGCTCGCCACGGCGGCCCGCGGCTCGATCCGGCCCGGTTGCGCCGACATACCCTGTTGTATGCGGCGGCAATGGGCGTCGCATGGCTGCTGGACGTACCGGCCTTGATCCGCAAGCGATTCGACATCGTGCCCAGCACCCGCAAAGATCCGCGCATCAGGGATGACGAGAGCGTGCGCGCGCCACTGCAAATGCTGTCGAACCTGCTGAGCGCGTGGGAGCGATATCGCCTGGGGGACTTACTCGATGCCGCGCTGGCCGGGGGCGAACAAGTAAGCTAGGGCGCGTCGTCGTCTCGGTCTTGGAGCAGCTTTTCGGGATGGTGGAACGTGTTGACGCGCGGTTGGCCGCGATCCAAGTGCGGCGGTGGAAGCCATTCGGTGTCGCCCCGAGCGTTCTTGCGGGTGGTCCAGCCACCGGGTCGCAGAAGGCGATGTTGGGGTCCGCACGCGAAGGTCAAGTCGTTGACGTCCGTGGTGTGGCACCTGGCCCAGTCGGTGACGTGATGCACTTCGCAGTAGTAACCGGGCACCGTACAGCCAGGTGCCGAGCACCCACGATCCTTGGCGTACAGGACAATTCGCTGCGCAGACGACGCGAGACGTTTCGTGTGATACAGCGCCAAGGGTTTGCCTTTATCGAAGATTGCCAAATAGTGATGCGCGTGGCGCGCTAACCGGATCACGTCGCTCATCGGCAGAATGGTGCCGCCGCCGGTCAAACCGCGCCCGGCAGCAGACTCCAGCTCGGCCAGTGTGGTCGTGACGATGATTGAGGCCGGTAGCCCGTTGTGCTGGCCGAGTTCGCCCGACGCAAGCAATCCGCGTAGTGCCGCATTCAGTGCGTCGTGCTGGCGTTGACCTGCGCTGCGGGAATCGCGCTCGACGGACCGCTCGCTGGGACTGCCTTCCACACAAGGGCTTTCGTCGTCGGGATTGGACATTCCCGGAGCGCCCAATTTCGCCCATACCGCTTCCAGGCTTGCGCGGGCCTCGGGCGTCAGCCAGCCTCGCAACTCCGACATGCCGTCGCAACCTTGGTTGCCTAGACTCAGCCCGCGACGGCGTGCACGATCCTCATCGCTATAGCAGCCATCGGGGTTCAAGCAATCGGCCAGGGTCGCGGCCAGTTTGGCAAGTTGTTCGGGCCGAAACCGGGTTCCTTCAAGGGCCAATTTGGCTTCCGCCTGTTCGCGCGTTACAGCGTCGATCCAGCCGGGCAACTGGTGGTAGAACTTGCGGATCACCGCCACCTGACCCGGCCCCAGCGCGCCCTGACGCTGCTCAGCGGCGGTGGCCGCCAACATCGGCGCGAGCAGCTCGCCGGTCAACCCGCGCCGCGGCCCCAGGTCGGCGGCTTCGCGGATGCGCCGAGACGCTTCCGAACGGCTGATCAAAGTTGCTTCGGCAATCGCATGCGACAGCTTGCCGCCGATCTCTTGGGGTGTGGCTTGGCGGACCAGATTGTTGATCAAAGGATGTTCGACGGCCGGCAGCCGGCGGCGCACCTTCTCGCAGCGCCCCAGCAGTGCCATCTGCTCCGGGGTTGCCAGCGCGTCGCAGTCATGTGAGACAAGTTCGTCGAAGGCGGCATCAATGGTGTCAAAAGCCTTCGACAATGCCTCCCGATCGATACTCACACCCCAAATTTATCGGCGCCTACCGACATAAACATCGTTGATGTTACAGGTGAATCTAAAGTGACACAGTGGATTTCAGCGATCGGGTCACGACGGGCTGGCGGTCAGCACGTCGACGCCGGCCTCGGTGATGTGGACGGTGTCGCGGCGGAACACCGCACCGAGGCCCTGCTGCCAGACGTAGCCGGTAATCGCCAACACCATCCCGGCCTCGAGCTGGTCGTGTTCGCCTGCCGCGACGAGCGTTTCGGACACCACCGGCGGGTCGAAACCCAGCCCCAACCCGTGGGCAATCGGCATCGGCGGTATCGGCTCGCCGACCGCCTCGTATGCGGCCAGCAGATGGCGGGTGGACGCACCGGGCCGGCAGGCGCCAAGCATCGTGTCGTACAGCGTGTTCGACCGCATGAACAGCGGGCGAGCCTCGGCGGCATCGCCGACGGGCCAGGTCCGGCCCACCTCGGCGACATAGCCATCCGCGAGGGCTCCGGCGGAAAAGGCGACGAGGTCGCCCGACCGGACCTCGGCCTGACCGCGATGCCACGGCCGCTCCCGCGAGGTCACCCACGCGGCGTCCTGGGTGGCCGGCGTGCTGACCCCGCCCGCCGCCATCGCCTCCATCATGATTCCGGCCAGGGTCTGCGCCGACACGCCCGGCGCCAATCCGCCCACGGCGGTGGCGAGTCCGTGTTCGGCAATACGCAGTGCACTGTCCATTGCCGCGATCTCGTCGGATGTCTTGACGCGCCGTGCCGCGCGCATCGCCGGCTCGGCGTCGACGAGTTCGGCGTTGGGGAACGCTTCGGGCAGTAGTGCGGCGAAAGTCGGTGTGATCGCGTCGGTTCCGACCCGCCGTGCCGCTTCGGCGCCGTCGACCTTCTTCAGCACGTCGATGAGCGTCATCGGGTTCCAGGCCAGCCCGTAGAGGTGATCGTGGTCGATCTCCTCCGGAACCCCTTCGTCGTCGGTGCTGTTGAGGTAGATATCTCCGGTGGCGCGCACCAGCACACACATCGGACCGAACGGTCGTGTCCCGGCTATCCACAGCTGCGGCGCACCGGTGACGTACCGAATGTTGGCTTGCCGGCCGAGCACCAGGATGTCGAGGCCGTGCTCGTCCATTTGGGCCAGTGCGCGTTGTCTACGTCCCATGCGTAATGCCCGCGTGTCGGGCGAAACCTCAGTCGCCATAAGGGGCATACGGGTAGTCGGTGATCGGCGTGTAGCCGTCCTCGGTGATCACGATGATCTCCTCGCTGCGATAGCCCCCGGTTCCGTCCTCCCACATCACCGGTTCCAACACCAGCACCATGCCGGGCGGGAAGACGAAGTTGTCGTCGAACTCCTCCCCGAGATCCGTTCCGATCATGGGCGCTTCGGCGGGATAGGTGCCGATGCCGTGGCCGAGGTAGAAGTGCGGCAACCACGGTTTACGGCCACCGTTGGCCGCGATCGCCGCGCGCGCCAAGTCGCCCGAGGTGACGCCCGCCTTGGCCACCGCGAGTACGGCGTCCAGGGTGGCCCGCCACTGCCGGAACTGATCCTGTTGCCGCGGTGTCGGTTTGGCGCCGACGATCCAGGTGCGGCCGAAGTCGGAGCAGTAGCCGTGGTAGGTGATGCTGATGTCGGTCCAGAGCACATCGCCGGCCGCCAGTTCACGATCGGTGGGGAGCAGCGGCAGCGCGAGATCCCCATGCGTCGTCCACACCCCGGCTTCTCGTGAACTCGGCATCACCTGCCAGATGGCCTCCAGCATGTTGGTGGTCGCCCCGAGCTCGAACGCGCCGCGCACGAACCTGGCTGAAAGGTCAATCTGCCGCATGCCGGGCACCAGCGCTTTCTGCACGTCGACGATGGCTTGTTCGGTGATGCGGGCCGCCTTGCGCAGACATGCCAGCTCGTCGCGAGTCTTCACCAACTGCGCGGCGCCTAGCACGATCGCCGCATCCGTCGGCGGGCCCGCGGGGAAGAGCTTGGGGCCGGCCCGTCGCATCGCCCCGGTGAGTTCGTCGACGGCGATGCTGGATCCCGGTGGGACGATCTCGGCCAGCTTCCGTGCAAAATCCTTGACACCGTAGTCGAATTCGAGGTAGGCGGGGCCGTGCAGATGGTCGTCGGGGACTGGTGACGCGGCGGAGGCTCCGCTGCGCAACGGCATGAACAGATGCGGATGCACGTCATTCGCGAGGACGACCGCGACCGGACGCTCCACGTGCGAGAGACCGGCGTCCAACAGCGGCCAACTGGCTCCAGTCGCGTAACCGACGTAGCCGTTCATCAGCAGGATCAGCGCGTCGACGCCATGTTCGGCCATCGCGGACCGTATCCGTGCTCCGACCTCCGCACGCATGCGGGCCCAGTCCGGCTCGTCGGGGATGTCGATCAGCGCGCCGTGGGCGGCGGCAGAATTCGTCATGGTCAGATTCCCAAGAATTTCTTGATGTTGCCGCCCACAACGCGGATGGCGTTCTCGGGGCCGACAGCGTCGGCCACCGCGGCCAGCGACCGCTCCGAATAGCCGAAGGTGCTTTCGTTGTGCGAATAGTCGGATGACCACATCACCTTGTCGATTCCGATCTCGTCGATCTACTTGAGGCCAAGCGGGTCAACCATGAATGAGGCGCACAAATGGGTGTCCCAGTAGTAACGGATGTCGTGCTCAGGCTGGTGCCGGAGCATGTGCTGGTTAGGAGGCCAGGACGTGCTCGGCGTCTTGTAGTCTTGCTGGGCGCCGGGATCCTTTACGTCAGTACGACCGACGAACGCCATTGTTTTCGTGCCTTTCCTGGAGTCAGTTCGGGTAGGTGACGCCGGTGAGTTTTTCGGAGAGCTGCCACAGTCGCTCCGTCTCGGTTTCACTGCGTGCCGGGCGCGGGACGCCGGCGAATGTGACTCCGCCCCCGGCGGTTTCGTAGAAGCCGCGCGGTCCGTAGTAGCGGGCCCCCTCGGCGTCCGGCGAAACCGACGCGTAGAGGGTCGGTTTGATGCCCTCGTCGATCTCGAGCCACATGAACGGCAGCAGCCGCCAAGTCAATCGGGTGAGCCGCGCCTGCAGTGTCGGTTTGTCCCGCCCATACGATGCGCCGCTGAGCAGGTTGGTCTTGCTCAGCCCTGGATGAGCGGCGTTGGACATGACACCCCAGCCGCCGCGGCTGCTGCGCCGGTTCAGCTCGACCGCGAACATCAGCTGCGCCAGCTTGGCGATACCGTAGGAGAGCATCGGTTTGTAGCGGTCCCGGGCGTTGGGGTCGTCGAAGGTCAGCTTCGGTTGGGTGGCGGCGATGCTGCTCACGGTCACGACGCGCGAGGACGTCGCTGCGCGCAGCAGCGGCAGTAGGTGTCCGGTCAGGGCAAAGTGACCCAGGTGGTTGGCACCGAACTGCAACTCGAAGCCGTCGCTGGTAACCTGGCGCTGCGGCGGGGTCATGACGCCTGCGTTGTTGACCAAAACATCGATCGGCCGACCTTCCGCCGTCAGCTCTTCACCTAGGGCCGCAACGCTTTCCAGTGACGCAAGATCGAGCTGTTTGATGCTGAGCTTCGCGGCAGGCAGCTCACGACGGATCTCCTCGATCGCTGCCTCGCCCTTGGCCCGGTTCCGGATCGCCATCACGACGTCGGCGTCGGCGGCCGCCAGACGCTTCGCCAGGCCGAATCCCAGACCACTGTTGGCGCCGGTGACGACCGCGAGCTTGCCGGCCAGATCCGGCACGGCCAGCGTGAGCGCTGGTTTCACCATGTCACGGGGAGCTCGTAGACGCCGTAGGCCAAGTTGTCGTGCTTGAACGGAAGCTCGTCGACCGGCACGGCCAGCTGCAATGTCGGCACCCGGCGCAGCAGCGTAGGAAGCACGATCTGTAATTCCATGCGGGCCAACTGTTGTCCTACACATTGATGACGGCCGTACCCGAACCCGACGTGCGGACCGTCGTCGCGGGTCAGATCCAGCTGGTCGGCATTGGGGAATTGGCGGCTATCCCAGTTGGCTGGCGCGACATCGAGAATGATGCCCTCGCCCGCGCGGATCGTCTCACCGCCGACCTGAATGTCCTCGACGGCGATGCGACGTTGACCGGTCTGGATGATGCTCAGGTAGCGCATCAGTTCCTCGACCGCGTTGGCGATCACCTTCGGGTCCTCGGCGTCGCACAGCAACGCGCGCTGATCGGGATGTTCGAGCAGGGCAGCGATGCTCAGGCTGATCATGTTCGCGGTGGTCTCGTGACCGGCGATCAGCACACCGAGGGCCAGTTGGGTGGCCTCGCGCACGCTGAGCTCTTCGGCGTTGACCCGCTCGGCCAGATCCGACACCAAATCCTCGGAGCGACTTTCCATCCTGGCCCGAATCAGCTTGGCGATGTACTTCGCCAACGAAGCAGCGCCCTGAGCCGTGTCCTCTTCGGTCGCGTAGCGGCCGGTGCCCCGTTGAGCTTGTTCCTGGAAGAAGTCCGCGTCCTCATAGGGCACACCCAACATCTCACTGATGACCAGCGTCGGCACGGGCAGCGCCAAGGCGCTCACGATGTCGCCCGGTTTAGGGCCGGCCAGCAGCGCGTCGATGCGGTCGTCGGCGATTTTCTGCACCGCCGGGCGTAGCCCCTCGACCCGCTTGAAGGTAAAGGGTTTTGACAACATCCGGCGGTAGCGGGTGTGCTCCTCGGCGTCGGAGGTGAACACCGAGCGCGGCCGTTTGTGCACGGTGGCCAGCATTCCCTCATTCCAGTGCGGATAGCCCGGCAGCCGGTCGTCGACGCTGGTGCGTGCATCTGTGAACAGTGACCGGATCGCGTCGTAGCCATGGATCAACCACGGTGTGCTGCCGTCCCAGATCCGCACCCTGCTGAGCTGCTTGGTTGCGTTGAGCGCCAACGACTCCGGGGGAGGAGCGAACGGGCAGCCCGAGGCCCGCTTCATCGGGAAGTCCGGGATGCCGGTGGCTGCTTCGGTCGAAACGTCGGTCATCGTGCTCCTCGCTTATCTCGGTGATCAGTCGGCCGCCGCACTCACATGAACGGGAGCGCGCCACAGCCCGACGATCGCGTCGATCAATCCCTCGCCGGCGACCGGCCAGCTGGAACGCGATCGCGGCCCGTGCTCGGCCAGTGCGCCTTCGTGCTCGGCGCAGGTGTGCATCAGCAGGTTTCGGACCATGACGATCCGCTCGGATCGCACTCGCTTGGGCAGGTCGGGAAGGCATCGGTTGATGCCGTCGATTGTCTGCACCAGCTTCGGCGACATGAGCGCGTCCTTGGTGACGACGTGGCGGTAGGTGGGGTCTGCCATCGCCTGCGCCGCGAAACGGGCGTACCAGCTCGGCGTGCCCAGCGCGGCCAGATGATCGGTGAGTGGCCGTACCAGGGCGCTCACCCAATCCCGCAGCTCGGTCGAATCGCCGACGTCGTCCAACATCTGCGCTCGGAGTTCTTCGATCGGCTGCCGGTGCTTGCTTTCGATCGCGCGCAACAATTCGGTCCGGGTACCGAAGTGATAGCACGCCGCGGCGTTGTTGCCTTGGCCGGCCGCTTCGCTGATCTGCCGGTTGGACACCGCGTACATTCCACGCTCGGCAAGCAACCATTCGGCGGCTGAGAGGATCGCCTCGCGCGTACCCATCGACCTGTCGGAGCGCGCTGTCCGCTCGGCTTTCACCGCCTCAGTGAACACCGCGCAACGCATTAAATCAAGCCGTTTATTTAATGCATGTCACGACACGGGATCGCGTCCCGCATGAGTTGGCGGCCGCGCCACGGCTCCGGTGCGGTGGCGTCTTCGTAGCGGATCTTCACCGTTCCGGATGCCGCTGGTGCTGCCGTCTTGCCGGGTTGTTTCCCCTTCGTGGCCTCCGTCGAAGGTTGTGCGGCAAGCGAATTGGAGCCGGCTCGGGCGCTCGGACCCGCTGCCGCAGCCGGCTGACGCACTCATCAGTGCGATAACGACCGTTGCCGACGCAACCGGCGTCGGGGAATGACCCCGAGGTCGTGAGTACCGTGCGAGCGACGGCGACCCTGGCTCAGCCGCCAAGCCCCTTCTTCACAGCCGCATCTTGCTTTTGGCCGACGTCGTTGACGAAATCCTGCGGCGGGAGCGTGTCGGGCGGACCGTCGAATTCCAGCGTGACGAAGGCTTTGCCCTCGGTGAACAGCAAGACGGCGATCCCCTTTTGATTGTCAAGCGAATTGCCGGAGACCACCGTTCCGTCCGTGCCGATCTTGACCGCGTCCGTGGCCGGGTGCTTGATTGCACCACCCTGGCCGGATTTCGCGGCATTCAACGCGTTTGTCGCGGCGCCCGGGTCCGGCAGCACCTGGATGGTGTCCTTGATGACGTGGCTGTTGTCTTGGGTGTTGAACGTCGTGGCGGCGCCGGGCTGGCCGTTTGGATCGTTCGTCGGCGGCGTGCCCGTGAAGGGCACGGGCGCGTCGATATCGGTCGCCTGGATCAACCACCCGGTGTACTCGTTCGGCTGGGCCGGCGCCGTTGGCGCGGCCGATGAGGGCGGCGCCGCACTGCTCTTACTGGATGACGACGCCGAGCCCGACGTTGTCGGCGATGGTTTGTGATTGCCGCCGCAGCCGGTTGCGGACAACGCCAGCACTGTCGCTGTAGCGATCCCCGCGACCACCGGTCGTGAAAGCCTCATCGCATCGTGCTCCTTCCAGGATCGATCTGGCGACGGAGTCGATTTCACCCCAAACGCACAGTACAGTGCGCGTGTCGCCAGAGGGTCCCGGCACCGATCTGCGCGCTATTCCAGCTGGTCACGCAGGCATGTCAAGGTACTGGCCAGAATGCGCGACACCTGCATCTGAGACACCCCGATTCGCTCCGCGATCTGGCTTTGTGTCATCGATTCGAAGAACCGCATATGCAGAACCTCGCGTTCGCGTTCGGGCAGCGCGGCGATCAAGCTGCGCACCGATTCGCGGTCGGTGATGTGGTCGATGTGAGGGTCGATACCACCAACCGCGTCGGCAACGACGCGGGGTTTGCCCGAGCCGTCCGAGCCCACCGGTGCGTCCAGGGACTCGAGCTGGTAGGCATCGCCGGCGACGAGGCATTCGACGATCGCGTCGTGAGCGACTCCCAGCTCTTCCGAGAGTTCGCGGGCGGTCGGGGCCCGGCCCAGCTTTTGAGCTAAATCCGCTGTAGCCCTGCTGATTTGGACATGAAGCTCACGAAGCCGCCGTGGTACCCGCATGCCCCAGCTGTAATCGCGGAAATAGCGCCGGACCTCGCCCATCATGGTCGGAATCGCGAAGCCGATGAAACTGGGCCCTTTTTCGGGGTCGAACCGGTTGATGGCGTTAATCAGCCCCAGGCGCGCGACCTGGGTCAAGTCGTCGAGACCTTCGCCGCGTCGGGCGAAGTGACGAGCGACGTGGTCGGCCAGCGGGAGGCATCGGGTGACGATGCATTCGCGCTGACGACGATATTCATGCGATTCGGGCGGCATTGTGTTCAACATCAGGAACATCTCGACGACGTCGTCGTAGGAGTCGTCTTTGCGAGCGGTAGTCGACCGAGCGGGTCGGGGGCGAGCAAGGACTTCGGTCATCTGCTCGACCACCTTCTTTGCGCTCGACATGTTGCGAAACAGACTGCGCACCAATGTATTTGCACTACAACACACTTCTCTCGAGGTCGCGGGCAGCAAGGCGTCGCGGGCGTGCGCACGGCACTCCACTGCACCGGGTCCG
The DNA window shown above is from Mycobacterium sp. Aquia_216 and carries:
- a CDS encoding HNH endonuclease signature motif containing protein; this encodes MSIDREALSKAFDTIDAAFDELVSHDCDALATPEQMALLGRCEKVRRRLPAVEHPLINNLVRQATPQEIGGKLSHAIAEATLISRSEASRRIREAADLGPRRGLTGELLAPMLAATAAEQRQGALGPGQVAVIRKFYHQLPGWIDAVTREQAEAKLALEGTRFRPEQLAKLAATLADCLNPDGCYSDEDRARRRGLSLGNQGCDGMSELRGWLTPEARASLEAVWAKLGAPGMSNPDDESPCVEGSPSERSVERDSRSAGQRQHDALNAALRGLLASGELGQHNGLPASIIVTTTLAELESAAGRGLTGGGTILPMSDVIRLARHAHHYLAIFDKGKPLALYHTKRLASSAQRIVLYAKDRGCSAPGCTVPGYYCEVHHVTDWARCHTTDVNDLTFACGPQHRLLRPGGWTTRKNARGDTEWLPPPHLDRGQPRVNTFHHPEKLLQDRDDDAP
- a CDS encoding M24 family metallopeptidase gives rise to the protein MATEVSPDTRALRMGRRQRALAQMDEHGLDILVLGRQANIRYVTGAPQLWIAGTRPFGPMCVLVRATGDIYLNSTDDEGVPEEIDHDHLYGLAWNPMTLIDVLKKVDGAEAARRVGTDAITPTFAALLPEAFPNAELVDAEPAMRAARRVKTSDEIAAMDSALRIAEHGLATAVGGLAPGVSAQTLAGIMMEAMAAGGVSTPATQDAAWVTSRERPWHRGQAEVRSGDLVAFSAGALADGYVAEVGRTWPVGDAAEARPLFMRSNTLYDTMLGACRPGASTRHLLAAYEAVGEPIPPMPIAHGLGLGFDPPVVSETLVAAGEHDQLEAGMVLAITGYVWQQGLGAVFRRDTVHITEAGVDVLTASPS
- a CDS encoding M24 family metallopeptidase, whose translation is MTNSAAAHGALIDIPDEPDWARMRAEVGARIRSAMAEHGVDALILLMNGYVGYATGASWPLLDAGLSHVERPVAVVLANDVHPHLFMPLRSGASAASPVPDDHLHGPAYLEFDYGVKDFARKLAEIVPPGSSIAVDELTGAMRRAGPKLFPAGPPTDAAIVLGAAQLVKTRDELACLRKAARITEQAIVDVQKALVPGMRQIDLSARFVRGAFELGATTNMLEAIWQVMPSSREAGVWTTHGDLALPLLPTDRELAAGDVLWTDISITYHGYCSDFGRTWIVGAKPTPRQQDQFRQWRATLDAVLAVAKAGVTSGDLARAAIAANGGRKPWLPHFYLGHGIGTYPAEAPMIGTDLGEEFDDNFVFPPGMVLVLEPVMWEDGTGGYRSEEIIVITEDGYTPITDYPYAPYGD
- a CDS encoding SDR family oxidoreductase, whose translation is MVKPALTLAVPDLAGKLAVVTGANSGLGFGLAKRLAAADADVVMAIRNRAKGEAAIEEIRRELPAAKLSIKQLDLASLESVAALGEELTAEGRPIDVLVNNAGVMTPPQRQVTSDGFELQFGANHLGHFALTGHLLPLLRAATSSRVVTVSSIAATQPKLTFDDPNARDRYKPMLSYGIAKLAQLMFAVELNRRSSRGGWGVMSNAAHPGLSKTNLLSGASYGRDKPTLQARLTRLTWRLLPFMWLEIDEGIKPTLYASVSPDAEGARYYGPRGFYETAGGGVTFAGVPRPARSETETERLWQLSEKLTGVTYPN
- a CDS encoding cytochrome P450 produces the protein MTDVSTEAATGIPDFPMKRASGCPFAPPPESLALNATKQLSRVRIWDGSTPWLIHGYDAIRSLFTDARTSVDDRLPGYPHWNEGMLATVHKRPRSVFTSDAEEHTRYRRMLSKPFTFKRVEGLRPAVQKIADDRIDALLAGPKPGDIVSALALPVPTLVISEMLGVPYEDADFFQEQAQRGTGRYATEEDTAQGAASLAKYIAKLIRARMESRSEDLVSDLAERVNAEELSVREATQLALGVLIAGHETTANMISLSIAALLEHPDQRALLCDAEDPKVIANAVEELMRYLSIIQTGQRRIAVEDIQVGGETIRAGEGIILDVAPANWDSRQFPNADQLDLTRDDGPHVGFGYGRHQCVGQQLARMELQIVLPTLLRRVPTLQLAVPVDELPFKHDNLAYGVYELPVTW
- a CDS encoding TetR/AcrR family transcriptional regulator, encoding MFTEAVKAERTARSDRSMGTREAILSAAEWLLAERGMYAVSNRQISEAAGQGNNAAACYHFGTRTELLRAIESKHRQPIEELRAQMLDDVGDSTELRDWVSALVRPLTDHLAALGTPSWYARFAAQAMADPTYRHVVTKDALMSPKLVQTIDGINRCLPDLPKRVRSERIVMVRNLLMHTCAEHEGALAEHGPRSRSSWPVAGEGLIDAIVGLWRAPVHVSAAAD
- a CDS encoding SigB/SigF/SigG family RNA polymerase sigma factor, which produces MTEVLARPRPARSTTARKDDSYDDVVEMFLMLNTMPPESHEYRRQRECIVTRCLPLADHVARHFARRGEGLDDLTQVARLGLINAINRFDPEKGPSFIGFAIPTMMGEVRRYFRDYSWGMRVPRRLRELHVQISRATADLAQKLGRAPTARELSEELGVAHDAIVECLVAGDAYQLESLDAPVGSDGSGKPRVVADAVGGIDPHIDHITDRESVRSLIAALPEREREVLHMRFFESMTQSQIAERIGVSQMQVSRILASTLTCLRDQLE